The Winogradskyella schleiferi genome has a window encoding:
- a CDS encoding aldo/keto reductase, with protein sequence MKEIVLNDGNKLPIIGFGTYKSTEEEGIQSIKNALNLGYRMFDTAAKYDNEKEVGKAINESGIDRREIIVTTKLWRENLGYEEAKKAFDKSLKKLGLDYIDLYLIHWPANAKNYKDWQKANADSWRAMEELQAEGKIKSIGVSNFWQEHLEALFQTANVIPAINQIEFHPGYWQSELTEFCKKNNIVVESWSPLARGKVFGNEIIQTIAKQHNKSIAQICLRWITQHETIVIPKSNTPKRIEENINIFDFKLSKEEMKQINELPEMGFSGELPNIWPDVLNVKN encoded by the coding sequence ATGAAAGAAATAGTATTAAACGACGGAAATAAGTTACCAATTATAGGTTTTGGAACATACAAATCTACCGAGGAAGAAGGTATTCAATCTATAAAAAATGCTTTAAATCTAGGTTACAGAATGTTTGATACAGCCGCCAAATATGATAATGAAAAAGAAGTTGGAAAAGCAATAAATGAAAGTGGAATCGATAGAAGAGAAATTATCGTAACCACAAAATTATGGCGTGAAAATTTAGGTTATGAAGAAGCTAAAAAAGCTTTTGACAAATCACTTAAAAAACTTGGATTGGATTACATTGACTTGTATTTAATCCATTGGCCTGCGAATGCAAAAAACTATAAAGATTGGCAAAAAGCAAATGCAGATAGTTGGCGTGCAATGGAGGAACTTCAAGCGGAAGGGAAAATAAAGTCCATTGGAGTAAGTAATTTTTGGCAAGAACATTTAGAGGCACTTTTTCAAACTGCAAACGTAATCCCTGCTATCAATCAGATTGAATTTCACCCTGGTTATTGGCAATCAGAATTGACGGAATTTTGTAAAAAAAATAATATTGTAGTTGAATCTTGGTCACCTTTGGCAAGAGGAAAAGTGTTTGGAAATGAAATAATCCAAACTATCGCTAAACAACACAATAAATCTATAGCTCAAATCTGTTTGAGATGGATAACTCAACACGAAACCATCGTTATTCCGAAATCAAATACACCAAAAAGAATTGAGGAAAATATTAATATTTTTGACTTTAAATTATCAAAGGAGGAAATGAAGCAAATAAATGAACTTCCAGAAATGGGGTTTAGCGGAGAATTGCCTAACATTTGGCCAGATGTATTAAATGTTAAAAACTAA
- a CDS encoding lysozyme inhibitor LprI family protein, with product MNFKTLILLLLLLPSLIFSQEETEGSIIADSLNECMDSIIPFDIKKAFVCIEEANKKSELEMISTYEKLLKLTDNNQTVIHSQEKWIEYRNAQSKMIMDVLDFMSKDYPVERRLVKFSLNQERTDHLKSLIDAITN from the coding sequence ATGAATTTTAAAACACTCATTCTTCTTCTTTTACTATTACCTTCCCTAATCTTTTCCCAAGAAGAAACAGAAGGCTCTATTATTGCTGATTCATTAAACGAATGTATGGATTCTATAATTCCATTTGATATTAAAAAAGCGTTTGTATGTATAGAAGAAGCTAATAAAAAATCAGAGTTAGAGATGATTTCTACTTATGAGAAATTATTAAAACTCACAGATAATAACCAAACGGTAATACATTCTCAAGAAAAATGGATTGAGTATAGAAATGCGCAGTCTAAAATGATTATGGATGTTTTAGATTTCATGTCTAAAGATTACCCAGTAGAGAGAAGATTAGTGAAATTTTCCCTAAACCAAGAAAGGACAGACCATTTGAAGAGTTTAATTGATGCTATTACAAACTAA
- a CDS encoding IS110 family RNA-guided transposase, translated as MNKDIKYFGIDISHLVFDVTDSDGNYYQFKNNEFGFKKFTKLLNNKSHCVMEATGYYHYQLAYHLLESGIKVSVENPLSVKRFIQMGLSKVKTDKSDSKLICAYAEQVELKLWKGNSKNEIECLQIVRTLSVYTKQSTMLKNKIHGEAVLGNPSKIVVTSLKRSLRQLTKEIKTLEEMLLVLVKQSHQDLFTRLKTIPGIGPKTAIMLVVLTGGFDRFTSASELCSYAGLTPVIRQSGSSVKGRPRISKIGNQKLRNLLFMCSFNACKYNKACRDLYERIVAKGKSKKLALIAVCNKLLKQAFAIAKSGLIYDGNYKSTLVKN; from the coding sequence ATGAATAAAGATATTAAATATTTTGGAATTGACATTAGTCATTTAGTTTTCGATGTCACCGATTCTGATGGTAATTATTATCAGTTTAAAAACAATGAATTTGGCTTTAAAAAGTTTACGAAACTTTTAAATAATAAGAGTCATTGCGTCATGGAAGCCACAGGTTATTACCATTATCAGTTGGCTTATCATTTACTGGAATCTGGTATAAAAGTATCGGTGGAAAATCCATTGTCAGTGAAACGTTTCATACAAATGGGACTATCAAAAGTAAAGACCGATAAGAGCGATTCCAAACTTATATGTGCTTATGCTGAGCAAGTAGAATTAAAGCTTTGGAAAGGCAATTCCAAGAATGAGATAGAATGCCTCCAAATCGTCAGAACCCTTTCTGTGTATACAAAACAAAGTACTATGCTAAAAAACAAAATACACGGTGAAGCTGTTTTGGGCAATCCAAGTAAGATTGTTGTAACGTCTTTAAAACGTAGCTTAAGGCAACTGACAAAAGAGATAAAAACCTTAGAGGAAATGCTTTTGGTTTTAGTAAAACAATCGCATCAGGATCTGTTTACACGTTTAAAGACCATTCCAGGTATTGGTCCAAAAACAGCTATTATGTTGGTGGTTTTAACAGGAGGTTTTGATCGTTTTACAAGCGCAAGTGAGCTGTGCAGTTACGCAGGTCTGACTCCAGTAATTAGGCAAAGCGGAAGTAGTGTAAAAGGCCGACCGAGAATAAGTAAAATAGGAAACCAGAAACTGAGAAATTTATTGTTTATGTGCAGTTTTAATGCATGTAAATACAACAAGGCTTGCCGAGATCTTTACGAGCGAATTGTGGCCAAAGGAAAGAGCAAAAAACTAGCGTTAATTGCCGTTTGTAATAAGCTGCTAAAACAGGCCTTTGCAATCGCTAAATCAGGATTAATATATGATGGAAATTATAAAAGTACTTTAGTGAAAAATTAA
- a CDS encoding DUF1871 family protein — translation MNKEHIAKVKVLLTQWNPLGNNSVQISDLNNYETEATDILWHLKKKNTVDQISKMIDSVLNQAFGIHVDPVKCKIIAEQIHIMLNEK, via the coding sequence ATGAACAAAGAACATATAGCTAAGGTAAAAGTTTTATTAACTCAATGGAACCCACTCGGAAACAATTCCGTTCAAATAAGCGATTTGAATAATTATGAAACTGAAGCAACTGATATTCTCTGGCATCTAAAAAAGAAAAATACGGTAGATCAGATAAGTAAAATGATAGATTCTGTATTAAACCAAGCTTTTGGAATTCATGTCGATCCAGTTAAATGCAAAATTATTGCCGAACAAATCCACATAATGCTTAATGAAAAATAA
- a CDS encoding tyrosine-type recombinase/integrase has translation MLNFNTIIQNEYESAYGNAYDLSLKRQFSKPKIYNAKGDLTKRWYVYFSYRDPKSGKLTRQTPFYGNANTYKTKEERFAVLTIYRNIIYKYLNEGYGPYKDNSEIKFKDVEESQDSSLRLEGLEAVKPTETVPNTDEDSQNLIKVENAFESVLKIKQRELRVSSLRSFKSHLKIFREWLKNECPEIIHVHEIDRSSVNSFLNTIQVETSARNRNNYRATLSSAFESLYDNEIVPLNIVKQIKKLKTKPTRHIRYSEEQQQAIFSFLKKEDPLILLYIKFIAYSFMRPLEVCRLKIGDIDKEKKIVSFMPKNGSLKTKIIPDILLKEIPDLSKMNKQAYLFTAEGIGKFTETKLENRRSYFTARFNKITKERFALGLEHTM, from the coding sequence ATGCTTAATTTTAACACTATAATCCAAAATGAATACGAAAGTGCATACGGAAATGCATACGATTTATCTTTGAAACGACAGTTTTCCAAACCAAAAATATACAATGCAAAAGGCGACCTCACTAAACGGTGGTATGTCTATTTCTCTTATCGCGACCCAAAGTCAGGAAAACTAACAAGACAGACTCCCTTTTACGGTAATGCTAATACTTACAAGACCAAGGAGGAACGCTTCGCAGTACTCACAATTTATCGCAACATCATTTATAAATATCTCAATGAAGGGTACGGTCCATATAAGGATAATTCCGAAATAAAATTTAAGGATGTAGAAGAAAGCCAAGATAGCTCGTTAAGGCTAGAAGGTCTGGAAGCGGTCAAGCCCACGGAAACTGTACCGAATACCGATGAGGATTCACAAAACCTAATAAAAGTGGAAAATGCGTTTGAGTCCGTATTAAAAATTAAGCAAAGAGAGCTTAGGGTAAGTAGTCTTAGATCTTTTAAAAGCCATTTGAAAATCTTTAGAGAGTGGCTAAAAAATGAATGTCCTGAAATAATCCACGTTCATGAAATAGATAGGTCAAGTGTCAATTCGTTCCTTAATACCATACAGGTTGAAACATCAGCACGGAACAGGAACAACTACAGGGCGACTTTAAGCAGTGCTTTTGAAAGTCTTTATGATAATGAAATAGTGCCGTTGAACATTGTCAAACAGATAAAGAAGCTCAAGACTAAGCCCACACGACATATAAGATATTCCGAAGAGCAACAACAAGCTATATTTAGTTTTCTTAAGAAAGAAGACCCACTGATACTACTTTATATAAAGTTCATTGCTTATAGTTTTATGAGACCATTGGAGGTATGTCGTTTAAAGATAGGAGATATTGATAAGGAGAAAAAGATTGTGAGCTTTATGCCTAAAAATGGTTCATTGAAGACTAAAATTATCCCTGATATCTTACTCAAAGAAATTCCTGACCTTTCAAAAATGAATAAGCAGGCTTATTTATTTACTGCTGAAGGTATTGGCAAGTTCACAGAGACGAAGCTTGAGAATCGTAGAAGCTATTTTACAGCAAGGTTTAACAAAATCACAAAAGAGCGCTTTGCGTTAGGCCTTGAGCACACCATGTAA
- a CDS encoding leucine-rich repeat domain-containing protein, producing the protein MKTLKITLLFCLISVLSFAEVSPEQKAALTDLYNATNGETWNHRWDLEQPVSNWYGITLEDENVVAINLSFNGLKGSLSESISNFTHLKVLNLSFNNLEGELPSTVVNLSNLEVLKLFSNSFSGAIPTDIGNLTNLKSLELFNNDFFGQIPSSIGNLTKLENLILSSNQLMGKLPSSLSNLKVLKVLSVFDNNLIGAIPSSIGELTQLEELVLSNNAFYGNLPGVLVELKSLKTLLLSNNQFKGNYAVLKENLPNIVDFDLDEANLKGALVTLDSEED; encoded by the coding sequence ATGAAGACACTAAAAATAACACTACTATTCTGTTTAATCTCAGTACTCTCATTTGCAGAAGTTTCGCCTGAACAAAAAGCAGCACTTACGGATTTATACAATGCTACTAATGGGGAAACTTGGAATCATCGTTGGGATTTAGAGCAACCGGTTTCAAATTGGTATGGAATCACCTTAGAAGATGAGAACGTGGTTGCCATAAATTTAAGTTTTAATGGCTTAAAAGGGAGTCTTTCGGAATCCATTTCAAATTTCACACATTTAAAAGTTCTTAATTTATCTTTCAATAATTTGGAAGGAGAGTTGCCAAGTACTGTAGTCAACTTATCTAACTTAGAGGTTTTAAAATTATTTTCTAATAGCTTTAGTGGAGCAATACCTACAGATATTGGGAATTTAACCAATCTGAAATCTTTAGAATTATTTAATAATGATTTTTTTGGTCAGATTCCTTCGTCAATAGGAAACCTAACTAAACTAGAAAATTTAATATTAAGCAGTAATCAATTGATGGGAAAATTACCATCCAGTTTATCTAATTTAAAGGTATTAAAGGTATTAAGTGTTTTTGATAATAATTTAATCGGTGCAATTCCGTCGTCAATAGGCGAATTAACACAATTAGAAGAATTGGTTCTATCAAATAATGCCTTTTATGGAAATTTACCAGGTGTGCTTGTCGAATTAAAAAGTCTGAAAACATTACTATTAAGCAATAATCAGTTTAAAGGAAACTATGCGGTTTTAAAAGAAAATCTTCCTAATATCGTTGATTTCGATTTAGACGAAGCAAATTTGAAGGGCGCCTTGGTAACTTTAGATAGTGAAGAAGATTAA
- a CDS encoding CPXCG motif-containing cysteine-rich protein, translated as MEEYFFQCPYCWEQISMLVDVSQNHQNYIEDCEICCNPIQVSIAVEHQEIVNFQAENIEQ; from the coding sequence ATGGAAGAATACTTCTTTCAATGTCCATACTGCTGGGAGCAGATTTCAATGCTCGTAGATGTTTCCCAAAATCATCAAAACTATATTGAAGATTGTGAAATTTGCTGTAATCCTATTCAAGTTTCTATTGCGGTAGAACATCAAGAAATTGTCAATTTTCAAGCAGAAAACATAGAACAGTAA
- a CDS encoding TolC family protein encodes MSIRIFITYVFITLGIVVNAQKVLSTDEAITLALEHNYGIKIADNTVEVAENNKDILNSGYLPSLTGLAGGTIDLQDSEGQRAEGNPVIAEGVETRRYNASINLNYTLFDGLGRLYNYRRLKEQYQLSELEARETIENTMIQLFSIYYSIAQLSENSEALEETIAISKDRLIRAGYQFDYGQSTKLEVLNAEVDINNDSINIINIRQQLKNTKRDLNVVMGNSYLETFDVDTEVSFLIQPNKAELLEKTKANNVSLLQAERNIAISQFNIKTNRAQYLPAIGLVGSYGWNESSTDNPLAFTVQSTTSGISGGLNLTWNLFDGGSTITQVKNSKIALENQQLQREQLILDIERNFNNSWDDYQNKLLIFQVQEDNIKTAQNNFERTEEKFKIGQVTSIEFRQAQLNLLNAELSRNQAKYDAKLAELTLLQISGELLNVEL; translated from the coding sequence ATGAGCATTAGAATTTTTATTACATATGTTTTCATAACCTTGGGTATAGTTGTTAATGCGCAAAAGGTATTATCAACTGATGAAGCTATAACCCTTGCCTTAGAACATAATTATGGAATTAAAATAGCGGATAATACAGTTGAGGTAGCTGAAAATAACAAGGATATTTTAAATTCGGGATATCTTCCGTCACTAACTGGTCTTGCTGGCGGGACCATCGACCTCCAAGATTCTGAAGGGCAACGTGCTGAAGGAAACCCAGTGATTGCTGAAGGTGTTGAAACCCGTCGTTACAACGCATCCATCAATCTTAACTACACCTTATTTGATGGTTTGGGACGATTGTATAATTACAGACGCTTGAAAGAGCAATATCAACTCTCAGAATTAGAAGCTCGTGAAACCATTGAGAACACAATGATTCAGCTGTTTTCAATCTATTATAGCATTGCACAGCTCTCAGAAAATTCAGAGGCTTTAGAAGAAACTATTGCTATTTCAAAAGATCGACTTATCAGAGCGGGTTATCAGTTTGATTACGGTCAAAGTACCAAGTTGGAAGTTCTAAATGCTGAGGTAGATATCAATAACGATAGTATAAATATCATTAACATTAGACAACAGCTCAAAAATACCAAACGGGATTTAAATGTTGTTATGGGTAATTCTTATTTAGAAACCTTTGACGTGGATACTGAAGTGTCATTTTTGATACAACCCAATAAAGCTGAGCTTTTAGAAAAAACAAAGGCTAACAATGTATCATTACTTCAAGCAGAAAGAAATATAGCCATTAGCCAATTTAATATAAAAACAAATAGAGCGCAATATTTACCTGCCATAGGCTTAGTTGGATCTTATGGTTGGAACGAATCTTCAACGGACAATCCATTGGCTTTTACCGTACAGAGTACCACTTCAGGAATCTCTGGAGGTTTGAATCTTACATGGAATCTGTTTGATGGCGGTAGTACCATTACACAGGTGAAAAACTCCAAAATAGCTCTCGAAAATCAACAGTTACAGCGAGAGCAATTAATACTTGATATTGAGCGTAATTTCAATAATTCTTGGGATGATTATCAGAATAAGCTTTTGATTTTTCAGGTACAGGAAGATAATATAAAAACAGCACAGAATAATTTTGAGCGCACGGAAGAAAAATTCAAAATAGGACAAGTAACTTCTATAGAATTTAGGCAAGCACAACTCAATCTGTTGAATGCAGAATTAAGTAGGAATCAGGCGAAGTACGATGCTAAATTGGCAGAATTGACACTTCTTCAAATAAGTGGTGAGTTATTAAATGTTGAACTATAA
- a CDS encoding efflux RND transporter permease subunit — translation MRKIIEYFIRYHVAVNVIIIGFFVFGIIGALSLKSSFFPLTESKIINVNITYPGASPQEIEEGIVLQIEDNLKGLKGVDRVTSISQENSGSITVEIEKGENIDFMLLEVKNAVDRVPSFPTGMEPLVVSKQEAVRETISFAVSGKNIPLVTLKQLARQVETDLRAMEGISQIEISGFPEEEIEIAVNELDLLAYNLTFAEVADAVSSANILVTGGNVKTNAEEYLIRANNREYYGKELLNIIVRASSDGKVIRLKDIANVRDRFSETPNATYFNKDLAVNITITSTNNEDLISSADKVNEYIEEYNQKYDNVRLDVVNDRSVTLKQRTQLLTENAIVGMFLVLLFLSIFLNTRLALWVAFGLPISFLGMFIFAGQFDVTINVLSLFGMIIVIGILVDDGIVIAENIYQHYEKGKKPIQAAIDGTMEVIPPVVSAIITTLLAFSLFFFLDSRIGEFFSEVAVIVILTLAVSLIEALIILPAHLAHSKALRIKKEDLHNNKSSNKFFSFMRGLNKSGDRFMTFLRDKAYTPVLNRVLKYKIFSLGVFITLLVLTFGSLGGGIIGVTLFPRIASDTANIELVMPAGTNVKITDSIISLIEEKAFIVNKELTDKYLKGTGKQLFENTIVDISSSSSARLRINLLPGEERPDEIKADLVTNRLEELVGPVIGTERLIYGSGGNFGGSPVSVSLLSNNIEELKASKLELKKYMESNPLLKDIGDNDPAGIKEIKLELKESAYLLGLDLRTVMTQVRSGFFGAQAQRFQRGQDEIKVWVRYDKNNRSSINDLDAMRIVTPTGERVTLKDIATYSIARGDVAINHLEGKREIQVYADLKDPSTSNTDIIDDIRTVFIPELQSKYPTINASFEGQNREAGKLTSSLRVAGPIILLLIYITIAFTFRSYSQPFLLILLIPFSLTAVAWGHWLLDFQVNILSLLGIIALIGIMVNDGLVLIGKFNSNLKEGMNFDLALSEAGKSRFRAIFLTSLTTIAGLAPLLLEKSRQAQFLKPMAISISFGIAYATILTLLVLPLFLSFSNSIKMNSKWLATGNKVTKEEVERAIKEQKEADEH, via the coding sequence ATGAGAAAAATAATTGAATATTTTATCAGATATCATGTTGCTGTAAATGTAATTATCATTGGCTTTTTTGTCTTTGGTATTATCGGTGCTTTATCTTTAAAGTCATCTTTCTTTCCGCTAACAGAATCCAAGATTATCAATGTAAATATTACCTATCCTGGCGCATCGCCTCAAGAGATAGAAGAAGGGATTGTGCTTCAAATCGAGGATAATCTTAAAGGTTTAAAAGGTGTTGATAGGGTAACCTCTATATCTCAGGAAAATAGTGGTTCTATTACAGTCGAAATTGAAAAAGGGGAAAATATAGACTTCATGCTGCTAGAAGTAAAAAATGCAGTAGATAGAGTGCCATCGTTTCCTACAGGTATGGAGCCTTTGGTGGTGTCTAAACAAGAAGCTGTGCGTGAAACGATTTCATTCGCTGTGAGTGGTAAAAACATTCCACTGGTTACCCTTAAACAATTAGCACGTCAAGTTGAAACGGATTTAAGAGCTATGGAAGGCATTTCTCAAATTGAAATTTCCGGTTTTCCTGAAGAAGAAATTGAAATTGCCGTAAATGAATTGGATTTATTAGCTTACAATTTAACCTTTGCAGAAGTTGCTGACGCAGTAAGTAGTGCCAATATTTTAGTCACAGGAGGTAACGTAAAAACCAATGCTGAAGAATATTTAATAAGAGCCAATAACCGGGAATATTATGGCAAAGAGCTACTAAATATTATAGTAAGGGCATCTTCTGATGGAAAAGTGATTCGCTTAAAAGACATCGCAAACGTAAGAGATCGGTTTTCTGAAACACCGAATGCGACTTATTTTAACAAGGATTTAGCTGTCAATATTACAATTACAAGTACAAACAATGAAGATTTAATTTCCTCTGCAGATAAGGTCAATGAATATATAGAAGAATACAATCAAAAGTATGATAATGTGCGACTGGATGTGGTGAATGATAGGTCGGTAACCTTAAAACAACGGACCCAATTATTAACCGAAAATGCCATTGTTGGGATGTTTTTGGTATTGTTGTTTTTGTCCATTTTTTTAAACACGAGACTAGCCTTGTGGGTAGCTTTCGGGTTGCCAATTTCCTTTTTAGGGATGTTTATATTTGCGGGTCAGTTTGATGTAACCATTAATGTGTTATCCCTATTTGGGATGATTATCGTTATCGGTATTTTGGTCGATGATGGTATTGTTATTGCCGAGAATATTTATCAGCATTACGAAAAAGGGAAAAAACCGATTCAAGCTGCTATTGATGGAACAATGGAAGTTATTCCACCAGTTGTCTCAGCTATTATAACTACGCTTTTAGCTTTTTCTTTATTCTTCTTTTTAGACAGTAGAATTGGTGAGTTTTTTAGTGAAGTAGCTGTTATAGTGATATTGACTTTGGCTGTTTCGTTAATTGAAGCACTCATTATTTTGCCTGCCCATTTAGCACATTCAAAAGCATTGCGAATAAAAAAAGAGGATTTACATAATAATAAATCTTCAAATAAGTTTTTCTCATTTATGAGAGGTCTAAATAAGTCTGGAGACCGTTTCATGACTTTTTTAAGGGACAAAGCATATACACCAGTTTTAAACCGTGTTTTAAAGTATAAGATATTTTCGTTAGGCGTCTTTATAACCTTGTTGGTATTAACATTTGGTTCACTTGGTGGTGGCATTATTGGTGTCACCTTATTCCCAAGAATTGCAAGTGATACTGCCAACATAGAATTGGTTATGCCAGCTGGAACGAATGTGAAAATAACAGATTCTATCATTTCCTTAATTGAAGAAAAAGCATTCATTGTTAATAAAGAACTGACCGATAAATATCTTAAGGGAACAGGAAAACAACTCTTCGAAAATACTATTGTTGATATTAGCAGCAGCTCTAGTGCTCGATTAAGAATTAATTTATTGCCAGGTGAAGAACGACCAGATGAAATAAAAGCAGATTTGGTAACCAACCGTTTAGAGGAATTGGTTGGTCCAGTAATTGGTACGGAACGGTTGATTTATGGTTCGGGAGGAAATTTTGGAGGAAGTCCTGTTTCAGTTTCCTTATTGAGTAATAATATTGAAGAACTAAAGGCGTCTAAATTAGAATTGAAAAAGTATATGGAATCCAATCCATTGCTTAAGGATATTGGAGATAATGATCCTGCAGGTATAAAGGAAATTAAGCTAGAGCTTAAGGAAAGTGCCTACTTATTAGGATTGGATTTAAGAACCGTAATGACCCAAGTGCGCTCAGGATTTTTTGGAGCTCAAGCTCAACGTTTTCAAAGAGGTCAAGACGAAATTAAAGTTTGGGTGCGTTATGACAAGAACAATAGAAGCTCAATCAACGATTTAGATGCCATGCGTATCGTTACACCAACAGGCGAACGTGTTACGCTAAAGGATATTGCCACTTACAGTATTGCAAGAGGCGATGTGGCCATCAATCATTTGGAAGGTAAGCGGGAAATTCAGGTTTATGCGGATTTAAAAGATCCTAGTACTAGTAATACAGATATTATAGATGATATAAGAACTGTTTTTATTCCAGAGTTACAATCTAAGTATCCTACCATTAATGCCTCTTTTGAAGGTCAGAACCGTGAAGCTGGAAAATTAACAAGTTCATTGAGAGTTGCTGGTCCTATAATCTTATTGTTAATATATATTACTATAGCGTTTACCTTTAGAAGTTATTCACAGCCATTTTTATTGATACTTTTAATCCCATTTAGTTTAACAGCTGTAGCTTGGGGACATTGGTTACTTGATTTTCAGGTTAACATTTTATCACTTTTAGGTATTATCGCTTTAATAGGAATTATGGTCAACGATGGATTGGTATTAATAGGAAAGTTTAACAGTAACCTGAAAGAAGGGATGAATTTTGACTTGGCACTTTCTGAAGCCGGAAAATCAAGATTTAGAGCTATTTTCTTAACGTCATTAACAACAATTGCAGGTTTAGCGCCTTTGTTATTGGAAAAAAGCAGACAAGCTCAATTTTTAAAACCTATGGCCATTTCTATTTCCTTCGGAATTGCTTATGCTACCATTTTAACCTTATTGGTTTTACCTCTATTCTTATCATTTAGCAATAGTATCAAAATGAACAGTAAATGGTTAGCAACAGGAAATAAGGTTACTAAAGAAGAAGTAGAGCGCGCTATAAAAGAACAAAAAGAAGCAGATGAGCATTAG
- a CDS encoding efflux RND transporter periplasmic adaptor subunit, with translation MRKIILSVLGVALIVGAFLFANYLIANKNKPKPVVPKVVKTVLVDTVQNTTIPIVIAANGNLTAKQRVELYSEVQGIFKTGSKLFKPGQKFNRGETLIRLDASEYYASVQSAKSSLYNNIAAIMPDLRLDFPDVFQKWQNYLNGFDLNKSTPVLPEVSNEKENYFITGRGIVSAYYNVKNLEQRLTKYRIIAPFTGILTEALVTEGTLVRNGQKLGEFINLSIYEMEVAISKSFADVLKEGERVSLTNLDHTKTYEGKVSRVNGSIDATTQTITAFIEVKHSDLKEGMYLEANLNAEKVENAIEIDRNLLLDGEEIYVVNDSLLDVIAVKPAHFSSDKVVLKDVPNGTIILRKPVPGAYAGMHVRAAKNNTTTNDSIQ, from the coding sequence TTGAGAAAAATTATTCTATCTGTTTTAGGCGTCGCGCTAATTGTGGGCGCTTTCTTATTTGCAAATTATCTTATCGCCAATAAGAATAAGCCAAAACCTGTTGTTCCCAAAGTGGTAAAAACAGTATTGGTAGATACTGTACAGAACACAACCATACCAATTGTCATTGCTGCCAATGGAAATCTTACGGCCAAACAGCGCGTAGAATTATATTCTGAAGTTCAAGGAATTTTTAAAACCGGTTCAAAACTTTTTAAACCTGGGCAAAAATTCAATAGAGGCGAAACCTTGATTCGTTTAGATGCTTCCGAGTATTATGCTAGTGTACAATCTGCCAAAAGTAGTTTGTATAACAATATTGCAGCCATAATGCCAGATTTGAGATTGGATTTTCCAGATGTGTTTCAAAAATGGCAAAATTATTTAAATGGTTTCGATTTAAACAAATCCACACCAGTGCTTCCAGAAGTATCAAACGAAAAAGAGAATTACTTTATTACTGGTCGTGGAATCGTTAGTGCCTATTACAATGTGAAGAACTTAGAACAGCGCTTAACAAAATACAGAATCATTGCACCATTTACAGGAATTTTAACTGAGGCATTGGTTACAGAAGGGACTTTAGTAAGAAATGGACAAAAATTGGGAGAGTTTATTAATCTCTCCATTTACGAAATGGAAGTCGCTATCAGTAAATCGTTTGCTGATGTCCTAAAGGAAGGTGAACGAGTCAGCCTAACAAACTTAGATCATACTAAAACCTATGAAGGCAAGGTGTCTCGTGTCAATGGAAGTATTGATGCCACAACACAGACCATTACAGCTTTCATTGAAGTTAAACATTCCGATCTTAAAGAAGGCATGTACCTTGAAGCGAATCTAAATGCAGAGAAAGTAGAAAATGCCATAGAAATAGACCGGAACTTATTATTGGATGGTGAGGAGATATATGTGGTAAATGATAGCTTGCTCGATGTCATAGCTGTAAAACCAGCGCATTTCTCTAGTGATAAAGTAGTTTTAAAAGATGTACCAAACGGTACAATCATTCTAAGAAAACCAGTTCCAGGTGCTTATGCTGGCATGCATGTGAGAGCAGCTAAAAATAATACAACAACTAATGATTCTATTCAATAA